In Nitrospira sp., a single genomic region encodes these proteins:
- a CDS encoding RNA-binding protein: MGSKIYVGGLPYSTTEQQLSDLFAAHGAVASARIITDKFTGQSRGFGFVEMSSDSEAQAAITALNGTQLGGRTLTVNEARPQEPRSGGGGRGGFGGGRH; encoded by the coding sequence ATGGGTTCGAAGATCTATGTTGGGGGTTTGCCGTATTCCACGACCGAGCAGCAACTGAGCGACTTGTTTGCTGCCCATGGGGCGGTGGCGTCAGCTCGAATCATCACTGATAAATTCACCGGACAATCACGCGGTTTCGGCTTCGTGGAAATGTCCAGCGATTCGGAAGCGCAGGCTGCAATCACCGCGTTGAACGGTACCCAACTGGGCGGCCGCACGTTGACGGTCAACGAAGCTCGCCCCCAGGAACCACGCTCCGGCGGCGGAGGCCGCGGCGGGTTCGGTGGCGGCCGGCACTAA
- a CDS encoding DEAD/DEAH box helicase — MFTFVQMDLSPFLAQRLQQAGITVPTPIQQAAVPPALEGRDVMAQAKTGSGKTLAFLLPMIERALRPATGPAQGRHPQYLILAPTRELALQIETELRKYAPPSVTSLAVYGGTPIERHYRALRRPPVVVVGTPGRLLDLAGSGHLHLGAVTWLVMDEADQMLDRGFLRDIQRILSLLPRERQTLLFSATFSPEIQELARSMQRDPARISVDPGVSSPATITHAYYVVPAEQSRTQLVHTLLQSVKAGERSMVFCDQKYKVRRLAAKLGGEPASVGSITGNHSQAQRERTLGAFRSGRIRSLVATDVAARGLDIPDVAQVIHYELPGNPNSYVHRTGRTGRAEKEGATYLILSEAEEREYLRMVRQLRIQTKRLPLPTFAALPPAVALSHGEQQPHHRHRRRNEPIHRANGNGDGLHRRAVLPVRSSGFGR; from the coding sequence ATGTTTACGTTTGTTCAGATGGATCTATCCCCTTTTCTTGCCCAGCGTCTGCAGCAGGCCGGCATTACTGTGCCGACGCCGATTCAGCAGGCAGCGGTGCCTCCCGCCCTCGAGGGCCGCGATGTGATGGCTCAGGCCAAGACGGGCAGCGGCAAGACCTTGGCGTTTCTGTTGCCCATGATCGAGCGGGCTCTGCGGCCCGCGACGGGACCGGCGCAGGGGCGACACCCTCAGTACCTGATTCTGGCCCCGACCCGCGAACTGGCGCTCCAGATCGAGACGGAGTTGCGTAAGTACGCTCCGCCGTCCGTGACGTCGCTTGCCGTGTACGGCGGGACGCCGATCGAGCGCCACTACCGCGCGCTCAGGCGGCCGCCGGTGGTCGTGGTCGGAACCCCCGGACGGTTGTTGGATCTCGCCGGCTCAGGCCATCTCCACCTGGGCGCGGTCACGTGGCTGGTCATGGACGAGGCCGATCAGATGTTGGATCGCGGTTTCCTGCGGGACATCCAGCGCATCCTCAGCCTGTTGCCGCGCGAGCGGCAGACTTTGCTGTTCTCCGCGACGTTTTCGCCGGAGATCCAGGAACTCGCCAGGAGCATGCAACGCGACCCCGCGCGGATCTCGGTCGATCCCGGCGTCAGCAGCCCCGCCACGATTACGCATGCCTACTACGTGGTGCCCGCCGAGCAGTCGCGCACGCAGCTCGTGCACACGTTGCTGCAGTCCGTGAAGGCGGGCGAGCGGTCGATGGTCTTTTGCGACCAGAAGTACAAGGTGCGGCGTTTGGCCGCGAAACTGGGCGGAGAGCCGGCCTCCGTCGGTTCGATCACCGGGAATCACAGTCAAGCGCAACGGGAACGCACGCTGGGTGCATTCCGCTCCGGCCGGATCCGCTCGTTGGTCGCGACCGACGTGGCGGCACGCGGCTTGGACATTCCCGACGTGGCGCAAGTGATCCACTATGAGCTTCCCGGCAATCCGAATTCATACGTGCACCGGACCGGCCGGACCGGGCGCGCGGAGAAGGAGGGAGCCACATACCTCATCCTCTCGGAGGCGGAGGAGCGGGAGTATTTGCGGATGGTGAGACAGCTGCGGATCCAAACCAAGAGGCTGCCGCTGCCGACGTTTGCCGCCTTGCCTCCTGCGGTCGCGCTTTCGCACGGCGAGCAGCAGCCGCACCACCGGCATCGCCGTCGAAACGAACCGATCCATCGGGCGAACGGGAACGGTGACGGGCTGCATCGTCGAGCCGTGTTGCCGGTCCGTTCGAGCGGATTCGGGCGCTGA
- the uvrB gene encoding excinuclease ABC subunit UvrB yields the protein MPQFQLEAPFTSCGDQGQAIDKLASGVLAGRRHQALLGVTGSGKTFTMANVVERVQKPTLVLVHNKTLAGQLYQEFKQFFPHNAVEYFISYYDYYQPEAYIPQTDTYIAKDSSINDAIDQMRHAATTSLLQRNDVLIVSSVSCIYGLGSPEVYHDMLLYLEEGMEIRREKILAKLVEIQYARNDIDFHRGTFRARGDVIEIFPASQEASSVRIELFGDVVDAIHQIDPLTGKSLGKLSKVAVYPNTHYLIAPDRYERAITGIEEELDERVAFFKRQNQLVEAQRIAQRTKFDLEMIRAMGYCHGIENYSRHLSGRAAGEPPPTLIDYFPKDFLLIIDESHATVPQVGGMYEGDYSRKRTLVEYGFRLPSAVDNRPLKFHEFECSLNQVIYVSATPGPYELEHVKGGVVEQIIRPTGLLDPIIELHPAKGQVDHLLEEVRKETTQGGRVLVTTLTKRMAEDLTEYYHELGVKVRYLHSDIKTLERAEIVRDLRRGQFDVLVGINLLREGLDLPEVSLVAILDADKEGYLRSYRSLVQTAGRAARNVRGRVIFYGDAVTDSMKAAMDETARRRKMQREYNKRHGIEPTSIRKSIPVLDYPGVEPDPVQLELAADAEPAYGAEPPGAGLIQLIQRLERDMKEAAKLLEFERAAVLRNRIRALKLRDLELKSET from the coding sequence ATGCCGCAGTTCCAACTTGAGGCTCCGTTCACGTCATGCGGAGACCAAGGTCAAGCCATCGACAAGCTGGCGTCCGGCGTTCTCGCCGGCCGCCGGCATCAGGCGCTGCTCGGTGTCACCGGCTCGGGCAAGACCTTCACGATGGCCAACGTGGTCGAGCGGGTCCAGAAACCCACGCTGGTTCTGGTCCATAACAAGACCTTGGCGGGTCAGCTCTATCAGGAATTCAAGCAGTTTTTTCCTCATAATGCGGTCGAATACTTCATTAGCTACTACGACTACTACCAGCCCGAAGCCTACATTCCGCAGACGGACACGTACATCGCGAAGGACTCCTCGATCAACGATGCCATCGATCAGATGCGGCATGCGGCGACGACGTCGCTGCTGCAGCGCAACGATGTGCTGATCGTGTCGTCCGTGTCCTGCATTTACGGGTTGGGCTCTCCGGAGGTCTATCACGACATGCTCCTGTACCTCGAAGAGGGAATGGAGATCAGGCGTGAAAAGATTCTCGCAAAACTCGTGGAGATTCAGTATGCCCGCAACGACATCGATTTCCATCGCGGGACGTTTCGCGCACGCGGCGACGTGATCGAGATTTTTCCGGCTTCGCAGGAGGCCAGCTCCGTCCGGATCGAGCTGTTCGGCGACGTCGTGGACGCCATCCATCAGATCGACCCCTTGACCGGCAAGTCGCTGGGTAAGCTATCCAAGGTGGCCGTCTATCCGAACACGCACTATTTGATCGCGCCCGACCGGTACGAGCGCGCGATCACAGGCATCGAAGAAGAGCTCGACGAGCGGGTGGCGTTTTTTAAGCGTCAAAACCAGCTCGTCGAAGCGCAGCGCATCGCGCAGCGCACCAAGTTCGATCTCGAAATGATTCGCGCGATGGGCTACTGCCACGGGATCGAAAACTATTCCCGTCACCTGAGCGGGCGGGCCGCCGGCGAGCCGCCTCCGACATTGATTGACTACTTTCCGAAGGATTTCCTGCTCATCATCGACGAGTCCCACGCGACAGTGCCCCAGGTCGGCGGCATGTACGAAGGGGACTATTCGCGCAAGCGGACGTTGGTGGAATACGGGTTTCGACTGCCCTCGGCGGTGGACAACCGGCCGTTGAAGTTTCACGAGTTCGAGTGCAGTCTCAACCAAGTCATCTATGTGTCGGCGACGCCCGGTCCCTATGAACTTGAACATGTGAAGGGAGGGGTCGTCGAGCAGATCATCAGGCCGACCGGACTGCTCGATCCGATCATCGAACTCCATCCGGCCAAGGGGCAGGTCGACCATCTGCTGGAAGAAGTCCGGAAGGAAACGACCCAGGGCGGCCGCGTGCTGGTGACGACCCTTACGAAGCGCATGGCTGAGGACCTGACCGAGTACTATCACGAATTGGGCGTGAAGGTGCGCTATCTGCATTCGGACATCAAGACCTTGGAGCGGGCCGAGATCGTTCGGGATCTTCGGCGTGGACAGTTCGATGTTCTGGTGGGGATCAATCTGCTGCGGGAAGGGCTCGATCTTCCGGAGGTCAGCCTGGTGGCGATCCTGGATGCCGACAAAGAAGGCTACCTGCGGTCGTATCGCTCGCTCGTGCAGACCGCCGGTCGGGCCGCTCGGAACGTCCGCGGGCGGGTGATTTTCTACGGCGACGCGGTGACCGACTCCATGAAGGCCGCGATGGATGAAACCGCGCGCCGGCGCAAGATGCAACGCGAATATAACAAGCGGCACGGCATCGAGCCGACTTCAATCAGAAAAAGTATTCCGGTGTTGGATTATCCCGGCGTCGAGCCGGATCCGGTCCAGCTCGAGCTTGCAGCGGACGCGGAGCCGGCCTACGGGGCGGAGCCTCCGGGCGCCGGATTGATTCAGTTGATTCAACGGTTGGAGCGCGACATGAAAGAGGCGGCCAAGCTGTTGGAGTTCGAACGGGCCGCCGTCCTCAGAAACCGAATCCGAGCGCTGAAGCTCAGGGACCTGGAGTTGAAGTCCGAGACCTAG
- a CDS encoding DUF4321 domain-containing protein translates to MSSTGYEVVIVRKSPWVLLIFLLIGGLLGGVLGEILRVMAPQGTIQTIFATNFTPGISPPLTIDLILIKLTLGFSLKISLLSLLGMFLGVYLYKNV, encoded by the coding sequence ATGTCCTCAACGGGTTATGAGGTCGTGATCGTGAGAAAGTCGCCCTGGGTTCTACTCATCTTTCTGCTCATTGGAGGACTCCTTGGCGGGGTGTTGGGGGAGATTCTCCGCGTGATGGCGCCGCAAGGCACCATTCAGACCATCTTCGCCACCAATTTCACGCCGGGCATCAGTCCGCCTCTGACGATCGATCTAATCCTGATCAAGCTGACGTTGGGCTTCAGCTTGAAGATCAGCCTCTTGAGCCTGCTGGGGATGTTTCTCGGCGTCTACCTCTATAAGAACGTCTGA
- the ffh gene encoding signal recognition particle protein, translating into MLDALSEKFEKILKKLRGSGVLTEQNIAEAMKEVRLALLEADVNFKIVKDFVERVGKKAVGQEVLQSLTPGHQVVKVVWDELRAMMGGEKAGLVLASTPPTVIMMVGLQGAGKTTTCGKLARFFKQQGRRVLLVAADPRRPAAGDQLASLGRDLLVEVHRQDLVGASQGDVVRICRDGVQRGMDQGFDVVVLDTGGRLHVDDELMGELVAVKAAVQPHEVLLVADAMTGQDAVNMAAQFHGRVGVTGIILTKVEGDARGGAVLSIRAVTGQPIKFLGVGEKLDALELFHPDRMASRILGMGDVLSLIEKAQETFTREQAEEAQKRLSSNTFTLEDFRAQLAQVNKLGSLDQILGMLPGGQKLRGAMEGQVPEREMKRVVAIIDSMTRRERRDHTLINGSRKKRIARGSGTNVMEVNRLIKQFLSARKLAKMLTGAGGRRQLAQLLNSR; encoded by the coding sequence ATGCTCGACGCGCTCAGCGAAAAATTTGAAAAGATCCTCAAGAAGCTTCGCGGCTCCGGCGTGCTGACGGAGCAGAACATCGCGGAAGCCATGAAGGAAGTCCGTTTGGCGCTGCTCGAAGCCGACGTCAATTTCAAGATCGTCAAGGACTTCGTCGAACGGGTCGGGAAGAAAGCCGTCGGCCAGGAAGTGCTGCAAAGCCTCACGCCGGGCCACCAGGTCGTCAAGGTGGTCTGGGACGAACTTCGGGCCATGATGGGCGGGGAGAAGGCCGGCCTTGTCCTTGCCTCGACGCCGCCGACCGTCATTATGATGGTCGGATTGCAGGGCGCGGGCAAAACCACGACCTGCGGCAAGCTGGCCCGGTTCTTCAAGCAGCAGGGTCGACGCGTGCTCCTGGTTGCGGCGGATCCCCGGCGCCCCGCCGCCGGCGATCAATTGGCGTCCCTGGGACGCGATCTCCTGGTCGAGGTGCACCGGCAGGATCTGGTCGGCGCTTCGCAGGGCGACGTCGTACGCATCTGCAGGGACGGCGTCCAGCGTGGAATGGACCAGGGTTTCGACGTGGTCGTGTTGGATACGGGCGGCCGCCTGCATGTCGATGATGAGTTGATGGGGGAGCTCGTGGCGGTGAAAGCCGCGGTGCAACCGCATGAAGTGCTGCTGGTCGCCGATGCGATGACCGGACAAGATGCCGTCAACATGGCCGCACAGTTCCACGGGCGGGTCGGCGTGACGGGCATCATTCTGACCAAGGTGGAAGGCGATGCGCGGGGCGGCGCCGTGTTGTCCATCCGCGCGGTGACCGGCCAGCCGATCAAGTTCCTCGGTGTGGGGGAAAAGCTCGACGCGCTGGAACTGTTTCACCCGGATCGCATGGCTTCCCGCATTCTCGGGATGGGCGACGTACTGTCCTTGATCGAGAAGGCGCAGGAAACGTTCACGCGCGAACAAGCGGAAGAGGCGCAGAAGCGGCTGTCGAGCAATACCTTTACGCTGGAAGATTTCCGCGCTCAGTTGGCCCAGGTCAACAAGCTCGGATCGTTGGATCAGATTTTGGGCATGCTGCCGGGTGGCCAGAAGCTCCGGGGGGCCATGGAGGGACAGGTGCCGGAGCGGGAGATGAAACGCGTGGTCGCGATCATCGATTCGATGACCCGGCGGGAACGGCGCGACCATACGCTGATCAACGGCAGCCGCAAGAAGCGGATTGCGCGTGGGAGCGGGACCAACGTGATGGAAGTCAACCGCTTGATCAAACAGTTTCTCTCGGCGCGCAAGCTCGCCAAGATGCTGACGGGCGCGGGCGGGCGGCGGCAATTGGCGCAGCTGCTCAACTCGAGGTGA
- the rpsP gene encoding 30S ribosomal protein S16 has protein sequence MAVHLRLTRTGRHKRPLYRVVAADSRKPRDGRFLEILGIFDPLKPAGLPELKQERVLRWLHQGAQPTVTVKTLLRRSGLWKQFETEKTAKKKGA, from the coding sequence GTGGCCGTTCATTTGCGATTGACGAGAACCGGGCGACATAAACGCCCCCTGTATCGGGTCGTGGCCGCGGATTCGCGAAAGCCGCGCGACGGAAGGTTTCTGGAGATTTTGGGGATTTTCGATCCACTCAAGCCGGCGGGATTGCCGGAGCTCAAGCAGGAGCGTGTGCTCAGATGGCTGCATCAGGGCGCCCAGCCCACCGTGACGGTCAAGACTCTGTTGCGCCGATCCGGGCTGTGGAAGCAGTTCGAAACCGAGAAGACGGCGAAGAAGAAGGGGGCGTAA
- the rimM gene encoding ribosome maturation factor RimM (Essential for efficient processing of 16S rRNA): MVAAQDDRVTVGRIERPFGVKGEVKVRPLSDVPGRLDRLRSVSVVGAEGLVRNEEVTHVRRAGASYIMRFAGITTPEAAGLLRGTWIQVPPREREQAVEPPDVFYECDLIGMRVEDEGGRALGMIDAIWELPGQHVIVVRDGDREILIPAVKNFVASVDVPGRRMTVRAIEELVEDRDAL, encoded by the coding sequence TTGGTCGCCGCGCAGGACGATCGCGTCACCGTCGGCAGAATCGAACGGCCCTTCGGTGTGAAGGGAGAGGTGAAGGTTCGCCCGCTGAGCGATGTGCCAGGGCGGCTTGACCGTTTGAGGTCCGTGAGCGTCGTCGGAGCCGAAGGGCTGGTTCGGAACGAAGAGGTCACGCATGTCCGGCGCGCCGGCGCGTCCTACATCATGCGGTTCGCCGGCATCACCACGCCGGAGGCCGCAGGTCTGCTGCGCGGAACGTGGATTCAGGTTCCTCCGCGCGAGAGGGAACAGGCGGTTGAACCGCCCGACGTGTTCTACGAATGCGATCTCATCGGGATGCGCGTCGAAGACGAAGGGGGTCGGGCGCTGGGAATGATCGACGCGATCTGGGAACTGCCGGGGCAGCATGTCATTGTCGTCCGCGACGGAGATCGGGAGATCTTGATCCCTGCCGTGAAGAATTTCGTGGCCTCGGTCGATGTGCCGGGCCGGCGCATGACCGTGCGGGCGATCGAGGAACTGGTCGAGGACCGCGATGCGCTGTAA
- the trmD gene encoding tRNA (guanosine(37)-N1)-methyltransferase TrmD, whose protein sequence is MRCNVITLFPEMIAPVVGASILKRAQEKGLLTVQVHNLRDYTLDKHKVADEAPYGGGAGMVMKAEPILRAVEDIQADYRRKGESIRLLFPSPQGRPFTQEYAKNLAEDPRPLVMLCGHYEGIDERVRMALRPEEVSVGDYVLTGGELPALMLIDAAARLVPGVLGDPASNVEESFSESLLEYPHYTRPVEVRGLAVPDVLLSGHHEAIRRWRRKEALRTTYRQRPDLLRDRVLNQEDRQLLDDIIREGTPAMPVRCGEEG, encoded by the coding sequence ATGCGCTGTAACGTCATCACGCTGTTTCCGGAGATGATCGCCCCGGTCGTCGGCGCCAGCATCCTGAAGCGGGCGCAGGAGAAGGGGCTGTTGACCGTGCAGGTGCACAATCTGCGTGACTACACGCTCGACAAGCACAAGGTGGCGGACGAGGCCCCGTACGGCGGCGGGGCGGGCATGGTCATGAAGGCCGAACCGATCCTGCGGGCGGTCGAGGACATTCAGGCCGACTACCGGCGGAAGGGCGAGTCGATCCGGTTGCTGTTTCCGTCGCCGCAGGGCCGCCCGTTTACGCAGGAATATGCAAAAAACCTGGCCGAGGATCCGCGACCGCTCGTGATGCTTTGCGGCCACTATGAGGGCATCGATGAACGGGTCAGGATGGCCCTGCGGCCGGAGGAAGTCTCGGTCGGCGATTACGTACTGACCGGCGGAGAGCTGCCGGCGCTGATGCTGATCGATGCGGCCGCCCGCCTGGTGCCGGGTGTATTGGGCGATCCCGCGTCGAACGTGGAGGAATCATTCAGCGAATCGCTGCTCGAGTATCCCCACTACACCAGACCGGTCGAGGTGCGGGGCCTGGCTGTTCCGGACGTGCTCCTGTCCGGCCATCACGAGGCGATCCGCCGCTGGCGGCGCAAGGAGGCGTTGCGGACGACGTATCGCCAGCGGCCGGATCTGTTGAGGGATCGCGTGTTGAATCAGGAAGATCGACAATTGTTGGACGACATCATTCGCGAAGGCACGCCGGCCATGCCGGTTCGATGCGGGGAGGAGGGTTGA
- the rplS gene encoding 50S ribosomal protein L19, translating into MNQLERVQRSLTKKSVPHFEIGDTVRVHVKVIEGEKERIQVYEGAVIARKGSLNTEMFTVRKVSYGVGVERIFPVHSPIVTKIDVVRQGKVRRAKLYYLRGKKGKFSRVEDREFVGDGKAHAPAARAEESAEAGVESPTPAHV; encoded by the coding sequence ATGAATCAGCTGGAACGAGTACAACGTTCGCTCACGAAGAAATCGGTGCCCCATTTTGAGATCGGGGACACGGTCCGTGTGCACGTGAAGGTCATCGAGGGCGAGAAGGAGCGTATTCAGGTCTATGAAGGAGCGGTCATTGCCCGCAAGGGGTCGCTGAACACGGAAATGTTCACCGTGCGCAAGGTCTCCTACGGCGTCGGTGTGGAGCGCATCTTCCCGGTGCATTCGCCGATCGTCACCAAGATCGACGTCGTGCGCCAAGGAAAAGTCAGGCGGGCTAAGCTCTATTATCTTCGGGGGAAGAAGGGTAAGTTCTCCCGCGTGGAAGATCGGGAGTTCGTGGGCGACGGCAAAGCCCATGCCCCGGCTGCGCGCGCGGAGGAATCGGCAGAGGCCGGAGTCGAATCTCCGACCCCCGCGCACGTCTGA